The Porites lutea chromosome 4, jaPorLute2.1, whole genome shotgun sequence genome contains a region encoding:
- the LOC140934779 gene encoding uncharacterized protein codes for MSHFPNQSYYGQYYFNPQWIPAAGGSQPSVVYNNVVNFTVGPDGTHYFHQTYSGQFVAPQGPTVDMKMVTIAPPSYDEAVKHETEKASGSAGTSELGEKRQKGKTENEVRAANDKVQDWGDKYSSDEDMWATEDEDYEGNESDSSSQEEYYRSRPRVYTRTRRRRVHYRRGNSPRPQRREADARSTIVSMVPRDFQGFFLNN; via the exons ATGAGTCATTTTCCAAATCAATCTTACTACGGCCAGTATTACTTTAATCCGCAATGGATCCCGGCTGCAGGCGGAAGTCAGCCATCAGTTGTCTATAACAATGTTGTTAATTTTACTGTGGGTCCTGATGGCACACACTATTTTCATCAGACATACAGCGGCCAGTTCGTTGCACCACAAGGCCCAACAGTTGATATGAAAATGGTA ACCATTGCACCACCGTCTTATGACGAAGCAGTTAAACACGAAACAGAAAAAGCCTCTGGATCCGCTGGTACCTCCGAACTTGGAGAAAAACGACAGAAGGGAAAAACTGAGAATGAGGTAAGAGCAGCAAATGATAAAGTGCAAGACTGGGGGGACAAATATTCATCTGATGAAGATATGTGGGCCACTGAAGACGAAGATTATGAAGGCAACGAGTCGGACAGCTCTTCACAAGAGGAGTATTACAGAAGCCGCCCG AGAGTTTACACGAGGACAAGACGTCGCCGAGTTCACTACAGAAGAGGGAATTCTCCAAGACCTCAGCGGAGAGAAGCGGATGCACGTTCAACGATCGTGTCTATGGTACCAAGGGACTTTCAGGGTTTTTTCTTAAACAACTGA
- the LOC140933848 gene encoding histone-lysine N-methyltransferase NSD2-like isoform X2, with amino-acid sequence MAAVESKDEASSSELSESPHAKDSKVSTSPNQSNNSASWLVGDVVWSKIPGHPWWPSMVSYDPNTAVSFKYKGRARFYHVQFFGQDPVRGWVAERSILKFEGRENFESSQGKQLKIAQKRVAQWEAAVKVAEKAKPMNRHERQLCYTFKYYDKNEAKRTEPLKLKKLNGLSVMSVAQQMNGVAENHETKTSGVGNVESVVSEVKAVNGVGVANSSVKTDQRKTTNEKTQRKRKLSSIAGTSKLFPNHVEASKASEPPKKRKKQTAKKQSSEIDPVESTVEVTSDRFDIPINLNMGNKMDFNSDLHGKCNGVCSSKASSTPPRLNGDICAYGANMEVSPNTALKLKIRKITPEQTQKEGKRKRGRPRKPHFVIVSESESSMEVESLSESPDKVQSKQSSSSGKDSMLDSDELRNGESILTKKRIRKPSSKVLSAQEVAILMKKDSTAVKEKKKASCNSKNVKDEGDVEAKTKKVKKAETVEVKSKKEAQMEVVDPKNHKVEKMENVEPKCKKIKVEERSSEPSELSSTIEIEGSVTSSSDDTGSIKNGTVAKKEKDAVCVVCEQQENLTHCEGICGNAFHLDCIGLSVVPKGKFICDECVTGNHCCFVCRQTGNVKQCCQPLCTKFYHDECLRIFKTAKFDGDRFFCPLHFCGTCVSNKSAVTRKRMIRCVRCPTAYHVSGCLVAGCIPVSSQLMVCAKHFLREKNKAHHTHVNVNWCFVCSIGGTLICCESCPAAFHPECISYEGIPEGHFFCKDCTEGKQLLYGDIVWVKLGMYRWWPAQICNPRDVPTNIQNMRHQPGEFPVQFLGSHDYYWIHRGRVFSYQEGDKGSTDSGTNKNLAKIFKRALVEAKEKYSEWRIEQENKAEQDLQKMSKKPAPYKHIRVNKCTTAVRILIDPSELPICDCTADSENICAADSNCLNRMLQFECNPQTCPSKENCNNQRFQKRQYVDCEAFRTLHRGWGLRCKQDVKKGQFVIEYVGELIDEATCQERVRKGEDVTNYYMLTIDKDCIIDAGPMGNLSRFMNHSCDPNCETQKWTVNGEVRVGLFASRDIKDGEELTFDYQLDCLGNEKKKCHCGAKNCSSFLGVRPKNQVQEEKSKKPVDKRKKKRIKKTVVKEDLPVSSEHRKRPPPLPAVQHEVFNEHGTSCNTTDQAIKLTGTSPLNSALPWTYSPLQPGLSLSNNV; translated from the exons ATGGCAGCAGTAGAGTCCAAAGATGAAGCCAGTTCGTCGGAACTTTCGGAGAGTCCCCACGCGAAGGATTCGAAAGTTTCAACAAGTCCGAACCAGAGTAACAACTCAGCTTCATGGCTCGTCGGAGATGTAGTGTGGTCGAAAATCCCAGGCCATCCTTGGTGGCCTTCGATGGTTTCTTACGACCCAAACACTGCGGTGTCCTTCAAGTATAAGGGAAGAGCTAGATTTTATCATGTGCAGTTTTTTGGACAGGATCCTGTGAGAGGCTGGGTCGCTGAAAGAtcgattttaaaatttgaag GTCGAGAAAACTTCGAGAGCTCTCAAGGCAAACAGCTCAAAATTGCACAGAAGCGTGTGGCACAGTGGGAAGCTGCAGTCAAAGTAGCTGAAAAAGCAAAACCAATGAACAGACATGAACGGCAACTATGTTATACATTCAAGTACTATGACAAGAATGAGGCAAAACGAACAGAACCTTTGAAATTGAAGAAGTTGAATGGTTTGAGTGTTATGTCCGTAGCTCAACAAATGAATGGGGTAGCTGAAAATCATGAAACTAAAACAAGTGGTGTCGGCAATGTTGAAAGTGTGGTTTCGGAAGTCAAGGCTGTTAATGGAGTTGGGGTTGCCAACAGCAGTGTGAAAACTGACCAGCGGAAAACTACTAATGAGAAGACACAGAGGAAAAGGAAACTAAGTTCTATAGCAGGGACTTCGAAGTTGTTTCCGAATCATGTAGAAGCTTCTAAGGCTTCAGAACCtcccaagaaaaggaaaaaacaaactgcCAAAAAGCAAAGCAGTGAGATTGACCCTGTTGAATCAACTGTGGAGGTTACCAGTGACAGATTTGACATACCAATCAACCTAAACATGGGAAACAAAATGGATTTTAATTCAGACTTGCATGGCAAGTGTAATGGCGTATGTAGTAGTAAAGCTAGTTCAACTCCTCCTAGATTAAATGGTGATATTTGTGCTTATGGAGCAAACATGGAAGTTTCACCCAATACTGCTTTGAAGTTAAAGATCAGAAAAATCACACCAGAGCAAACCCAAAAAGAAGGAAAGCGAAAGAGAGGACGGCCTCGTAAGCCGCATTTTGTTATTGTCAGTGAGAGTGAGAGCAGTATGGAAGTTGAAAGTTTGTCTGAATCACCAGACAAAGTTCAAAGTAAGCAGAGTTCTTCTAGTGGCAAGGACTCCATGCTAGACTCTGATGAGTTAAGAAATGGTGAATCGATATTGACGAAGAAACGCATCCGTAAACCCTCCAGCAAAGTATTGAGTGCACAAGAAGTGGCAATATTGATGAAAAAAGATTCAACAGCTgtgaaggagaagaagaaagcTAGTTGCAATAGCAAAAACGTAAAAGATGAGGGTGATGTCGAGGCAAAAACTAAAAAGGTGAAAAAGGCAGAAACTGTTGAGgttaaaagtaaaaaagaagCACAAATGGAAGTTGTTGATCCAAAAAACCACAAggtggaaaaaatggaaaatgttgAGCCAAAATGTAAAAAGATAAAAGTTGAGGAGAGAAGCAGTGAACCTTCTGAACTGAGTAGTACTATTGAAATTGAAGGAAGTGTGACTTCCTCAAGTGATGATACAGGCAGTATAAAGAATGGTACAGTggccaaaaaggaaaaagatgcTGTTTGTGTTGTTTGTGAGCAGCAAGAAAACCTAACTCACTGTGAGGGAATCTGTGGAAATGCTTTTCATTTGGATTGCATCGGGCTTTCTGTTGTTCCTAAAGGGAAGTTTATCTGTGATGAATGTGTAACTGGCAATCACTGTTGCTTTGTCTGTCGACAGACTGGGAATGTTAAGCAATGCTGTCAACCACTTTGTACTAAATTTTATCATGACGAATGTTTGAGAATTTTTAAGACTGCTAAATTTGATGGCGATCGCTTTTTCTGCCCACTTCATTTCTGTGGTACATGTGTGTCTAACAAGTCTGCTGTCACTAGAAAACGAATGATCCGTTGTGTACGTTGCCCAACAGCCTATCACGTCTCAGGTTGCCTTGTCGCGGGATGTATTCCTGTAAGTTCGCAGCTGATGGTATGTGCAAAGCACTTTTTACGTGAGAAAAACAAGGCTCACCATACTCATGTCAACGTAAACTGGTGTTTTGTGTGTTCCATTGGTGGCACACTGATTTGTTGCGAGAGCTGCCCTGCTGCATTTCATCCTGAATGCATCAGTTATGAAGGGATTCCTGAAGGACATTTCTTTTGTAAAGACTGCACTGAAGGCAAGCAGCTTCTTTATGGAGACATTGTCTGGGTTAAACTAGGAATGTACAG ATGGTGGCCAGCACAGATCTGTAATCCACGCGATGTCCCAACAAACATTCAAAACATGCGTCATCAGCCTGGCGAGTTTCCTGTTCAGTTTCTTGGGTCACATGATTATTACTGGATTCACAGAGGTCGCGTATTTAGTTATCAGGAAGGTGACAAAGGATCAACAGACTCTGGTACCAACAAGAATCTggccaaaattttcaaaaggg CACTTGTTGAAGCGAAGGAGAAGTACAGCGAGTGGAGAatagaacaagaaaacaaagcagAGCAAGATCTTCAAAAGATGTCCAAAAAACCAGCCCCATATAAACACATCAGG GTAAACAAGTGCACGACAGCCGTACGCATTCTGATTGATCCTTCAGAACTGCCTATCTGTGACTGCACCGCAGATAGTGAGAATATCTGTGCTGCGGACTCCAACTGCCTGAATCGCATGCTTCAGTTTGAGTGCAATCCTCAAACATGCCCATCAAAGGAAAACTGTAATAATCAGAGATTTCAAAAAAGGCAGTATGTGGATTGTGAAGCGTTTAGAACATTGCATCGTGGATGGGGATTAAGATGCAAACAGG ATGTCAAGAAAGGTCAATTTGTTATCGAGTATGTAGGAGAACTTATTGATGAAGCCACTTGCCAAGAACGTGTGCGAAAAGGTGAAGACGTGACCAACTATTACATGTTGACAATAGATAAAGATTGCATCATAGACGCAGGTCCAATGGGCAATCTCTCACGCTTTATGAACCATAGTTGTGATCCCAATTGTGAGACCCAGAAGTGGACAGTTAATGGAGAAGTCAGGGTTGGACTGTTTGCTTCACGAGACATCAAGGACGGAGAGGAACTGACTTTTGACTATCAGCTGGATTGTTTAG GAAACGAGAAGAAGAAATGCCACTGTGGAGCTAAAAACTGCAGCAGTTTTCTTGGAGTGAGACCCAAGAACCAGGTCCAAGAGGAAAAATCTAAAAAACCAGTAgataaaagaaagaagaaacgaATCAAGAAAACTGTTGTCAAAGAAG ATCTGCCAGTGTCATCTGAACATCGCAAGCGTCCCCCTCCTCTGCCAGCTGTTCAACATGAAGTCTTTAATGAGCATGGCACCAGTTGTAACACCACTGACCAGGCAATAAAGCTCACAGGCACCTCTCCTCTCAATAGCGCATTGCCATGGACATATAGCCCTCTGCAACCAGGGTTGTCCTTAAGTAATAATGTCTAA
- the LOC140933848 gene encoding histone-lysine N-methyltransferase NSD2-like isoform X1, whose translation MAAVESKDEASSSELSESPHAKDSKVSTSPNQSNNSASWLVGDVVWSKIPGHPWWPSMVSYDPNTAVSFKYKGRARFYHVQFFGQDPVRGWVAERSILKFEGRENFESSQGKQLKIAQKRVAQWEAAVKVAEKAKPMNRHERQLCYTFKYYDKNEAKRTEPLKLKKLNGLSVMSVAQQMNGVAENHETKTSGVGNVESVVSEVKAVNGVGVANSSVKTDQRKTTNEKTQRKRKLSSIAGTSKLFPNHVEASKASEPPKKRKKQTAKKQSSEIDPVESTVEVTSDRFDIPINLNMGNKMDFNSDLHGKCNGVCSSKASSTPPRLNGDICAYGANMEVSPNTALKLKIRKITPEQTQKEGKRKRGRPRKPHFVIVSESESSMEVESLSESPDKVQSKQSSSSGKDSMLDSDELRNGESILTKKRIRKPSSKVLSAQEVAILMKKDSTAVKEKKKASCNSKNVKDEGDVEAKTKKVKKAETVEVKSKKEAQMEVVDPKNHKVEKMENVEPKCKKIKVEERSSEPSELSSTIEIEGSVTSSSDDTGSIKNGTVAKKEKDAVCVVCEQQENLTHCEGICGNAFHLDCIGLSVVPKGKFICDECVTGNHCCFVCRQTGNVKQCCQPLCTKFYHDECLRIFKTAKFDGDRFFCPLHFCGTCVSNKSAVTRKRMIRCVRCPTAYHVSGCLVAGCIPVSSQLMVCAKHFLREKNKAHHTHVNVNWCFVCSIGGTLICCESCPAAFHPECISYEGIPEGHFFCKDCTEGKQLLYGDIVWVKLGMYRWWPAQICNPRDVPTNIQNMRHQPGEFPVQFLGSHDYYWIHRGRVFSYQEGDKGSTDSGTNKNLAKIFKRALVEAKEKYSEWRIEQENKAEQDLQKMSKKPAPYKHIRVNKCTTAVRILIDPSELPICDCTADSENICAADSNCLNRMLQFECNPQTCPSKENCNNQRFQKRQYVDCEAFRTLHRGWGLRCKQDVKKGQFVIEYVGELIDEATCQERVRKGEDVTNYYMLTIDKDCIIDAGPMGNLSRFMNHSCDPNCETQKWTVNGEVRVGLFASRDIKDGEELTFDYQLDCLGNEKKKCHCGAKNCSSFLGVRPKNQVQEEKSKKPVDKRKKKRIKKTVVKEVHEDDCFICGDGGELLMCDKGGCSKCYHKGCLGGDVNVRGKWICPWHFCDECGKWANVLCSECPNSYCRGHSSGQITDVGNGILLCSDHILTRTKTSQNQPVEEEKINGEVSSTDTLD comes from the exons ATGGCAGCAGTAGAGTCCAAAGATGAAGCCAGTTCGTCGGAACTTTCGGAGAGTCCCCACGCGAAGGATTCGAAAGTTTCAACAAGTCCGAACCAGAGTAACAACTCAGCTTCATGGCTCGTCGGAGATGTAGTGTGGTCGAAAATCCCAGGCCATCCTTGGTGGCCTTCGATGGTTTCTTACGACCCAAACACTGCGGTGTCCTTCAAGTATAAGGGAAGAGCTAGATTTTATCATGTGCAGTTTTTTGGACAGGATCCTGTGAGAGGCTGGGTCGCTGAAAGAtcgattttaaaatttgaag GTCGAGAAAACTTCGAGAGCTCTCAAGGCAAACAGCTCAAAATTGCACAGAAGCGTGTGGCACAGTGGGAAGCTGCAGTCAAAGTAGCTGAAAAAGCAAAACCAATGAACAGACATGAACGGCAACTATGTTATACATTCAAGTACTATGACAAGAATGAGGCAAAACGAACAGAACCTTTGAAATTGAAGAAGTTGAATGGTTTGAGTGTTATGTCCGTAGCTCAACAAATGAATGGGGTAGCTGAAAATCATGAAACTAAAACAAGTGGTGTCGGCAATGTTGAAAGTGTGGTTTCGGAAGTCAAGGCTGTTAATGGAGTTGGGGTTGCCAACAGCAGTGTGAAAACTGACCAGCGGAAAACTACTAATGAGAAGACACAGAGGAAAAGGAAACTAAGTTCTATAGCAGGGACTTCGAAGTTGTTTCCGAATCATGTAGAAGCTTCTAAGGCTTCAGAACCtcccaagaaaaggaaaaaacaaactgcCAAAAAGCAAAGCAGTGAGATTGACCCTGTTGAATCAACTGTGGAGGTTACCAGTGACAGATTTGACATACCAATCAACCTAAACATGGGAAACAAAATGGATTTTAATTCAGACTTGCATGGCAAGTGTAATGGCGTATGTAGTAGTAAAGCTAGTTCAACTCCTCCTAGATTAAATGGTGATATTTGTGCTTATGGAGCAAACATGGAAGTTTCACCCAATACTGCTTTGAAGTTAAAGATCAGAAAAATCACACCAGAGCAAACCCAAAAAGAAGGAAAGCGAAAGAGAGGACGGCCTCGTAAGCCGCATTTTGTTATTGTCAGTGAGAGTGAGAGCAGTATGGAAGTTGAAAGTTTGTCTGAATCACCAGACAAAGTTCAAAGTAAGCAGAGTTCTTCTAGTGGCAAGGACTCCATGCTAGACTCTGATGAGTTAAGAAATGGTGAATCGATATTGACGAAGAAACGCATCCGTAAACCCTCCAGCAAAGTATTGAGTGCACAAGAAGTGGCAATATTGATGAAAAAAGATTCAACAGCTgtgaaggagaagaagaaagcTAGTTGCAATAGCAAAAACGTAAAAGATGAGGGTGATGTCGAGGCAAAAACTAAAAAGGTGAAAAAGGCAGAAACTGTTGAGgttaaaagtaaaaaagaagCACAAATGGAAGTTGTTGATCCAAAAAACCACAAggtggaaaaaatggaaaatgttgAGCCAAAATGTAAAAAGATAAAAGTTGAGGAGAGAAGCAGTGAACCTTCTGAACTGAGTAGTACTATTGAAATTGAAGGAAGTGTGACTTCCTCAAGTGATGATACAGGCAGTATAAAGAATGGTACAGTggccaaaaaggaaaaagatgcTGTTTGTGTTGTTTGTGAGCAGCAAGAAAACCTAACTCACTGTGAGGGAATCTGTGGAAATGCTTTTCATTTGGATTGCATCGGGCTTTCTGTTGTTCCTAAAGGGAAGTTTATCTGTGATGAATGTGTAACTGGCAATCACTGTTGCTTTGTCTGTCGACAGACTGGGAATGTTAAGCAATGCTGTCAACCACTTTGTACTAAATTTTATCATGACGAATGTTTGAGAATTTTTAAGACTGCTAAATTTGATGGCGATCGCTTTTTCTGCCCACTTCATTTCTGTGGTACATGTGTGTCTAACAAGTCTGCTGTCACTAGAAAACGAATGATCCGTTGTGTACGTTGCCCAACAGCCTATCACGTCTCAGGTTGCCTTGTCGCGGGATGTATTCCTGTAAGTTCGCAGCTGATGGTATGTGCAAAGCACTTTTTACGTGAGAAAAACAAGGCTCACCATACTCATGTCAACGTAAACTGGTGTTTTGTGTGTTCCATTGGTGGCACACTGATTTGTTGCGAGAGCTGCCCTGCTGCATTTCATCCTGAATGCATCAGTTATGAAGGGATTCCTGAAGGACATTTCTTTTGTAAAGACTGCACTGAAGGCAAGCAGCTTCTTTATGGAGACATTGTCTGGGTTAAACTAGGAATGTACAG ATGGTGGCCAGCACAGATCTGTAATCCACGCGATGTCCCAACAAACATTCAAAACATGCGTCATCAGCCTGGCGAGTTTCCTGTTCAGTTTCTTGGGTCACATGATTATTACTGGATTCACAGAGGTCGCGTATTTAGTTATCAGGAAGGTGACAAAGGATCAACAGACTCTGGTACCAACAAGAATCTggccaaaattttcaaaaggg CACTTGTTGAAGCGAAGGAGAAGTACAGCGAGTGGAGAatagaacaagaaaacaaagcagAGCAAGATCTTCAAAAGATGTCCAAAAAACCAGCCCCATATAAACACATCAGG GTAAACAAGTGCACGACAGCCGTACGCATTCTGATTGATCCTTCAGAACTGCCTATCTGTGACTGCACCGCAGATAGTGAGAATATCTGTGCTGCGGACTCCAACTGCCTGAATCGCATGCTTCAGTTTGAGTGCAATCCTCAAACATGCCCATCAAAGGAAAACTGTAATAATCAGAGATTTCAAAAAAGGCAGTATGTGGATTGTGAAGCGTTTAGAACATTGCATCGTGGATGGGGATTAAGATGCAAACAGG ATGTCAAGAAAGGTCAATTTGTTATCGAGTATGTAGGAGAACTTATTGATGAAGCCACTTGCCAAGAACGTGTGCGAAAAGGTGAAGACGTGACCAACTATTACATGTTGACAATAGATAAAGATTGCATCATAGACGCAGGTCCAATGGGCAATCTCTCACGCTTTATGAACCATAGTTGTGATCCCAATTGTGAGACCCAGAAGTGGACAGTTAATGGAGAAGTCAGGGTTGGACTGTTTGCTTCACGAGACATCAAGGACGGAGAGGAACTGACTTTTGACTATCAGCTGGATTGTTTAG GAAACGAGAAGAAGAAATGCCACTGTGGAGCTAAAAACTGCAGCAGTTTTCTTGGAGTGAGACCCAAGAACCAGGTCCAAGAGGAAAAATCTAAAAAACCAGTAgataaaagaaagaagaaacgaATCAAGAAAACTGTTGTCAAAGAAG TCCATGAAGACGATTGCTTTATTTGTGGTGATGGTGGCGAGCTTCTGATGTGTGACAAGGGAGGCTGTTCAAAGTGCTACCACAAGGGCTGCCTCGGTGGTGATGTTAATGTCCGCGGCAAGTGGATCTGCCCTTGGCATTTCTGTGATGAATGTGGCAAATGGGCGAATGTTCTGTGTTCAGAGTGCCCAAACTCTTACTGCAGAGGTCATTCCTCTGGTCAAATTACCGACGTAGGAAATGGGATCCTGCTTTGCTCTGATCACATTTTGACAAGGACCAAAACATCACAAAATCAGCCCGTCGAAGAGGAAAAGATTAATGGAGAAGTGAGCAGTACAGATACACTTGATTAA